From a single Osmerus eperlanus chromosome 8, fOsmEpe2.1, whole genome shotgun sequence genomic region:
- the LOC134024525 gene encoding cholesterol 24-hydroxylase-like isoform X1 has translation MAFFIYLASFSFYVLVYIIVLCCVTFVGYCLYIKYIHWKYDHIPGPPRASFLFGHTSHFLRAMREDRVIHDVFLQWAEEYGPVYRLNGLHAVFLLVSCPEATKDILMSSKYPKDEMVYKRLFSLFGQRLLGNGLVTAQSHEQWYKQRRIMDPAFSSLYLRGLMGQFNERAERLMDKLGELADSNTDANMHQLVNCVTLDVIAKVAFGVDLDLLKQKDSPFPNAILLCLKGMVYSSMDLTFQYMPKNQKFIREVKEAALLLRNTGAEWINERREAIQRGEDVPKDILTQIIKTANKEELMDKEDEELMLDNFVTFFIAGQETTANQLAFAIMELARLPDILAKVTREVDEVLGMNQEISYDDLGKMGYLSQVLKETLRLYPTAPSTSRWLADDTVISGVRIPGGVACFFNSYVTGRLDKFFKDPLTFDPDRFHPDAAKPYYCYYPFALGPRSCLGQNFAQMEAKVVMAKLLQRFDFSLLPGQSFDIADTGTLRPKSGVICTIKHRQTNSS, from the exons ATGGCATTCTTCATTTATTTAGCAAGTTTCTCCTTTTACGTTCTTGTATACATTATTGTTTTATGTTGTGTCACATTTGTCGGTTATTGTTTGTATATTAAGTACATACACTGGAAATACGATCATATACCTGGGCCGCCACGAGCGAG TTTTCTATTTGGACACACATCCCATTTCCTCAGGGCGATGCGTGAAGATCGAGTTATACACGATGTGTTCCTCCAATG GGCTGAAGAATATGGACCTGTGTACCGGTTAAATGGCCTGCATGCTGTTTTCCTTCTTGTGTCTTGCCCAGAGGCCACAAAA GATATCCTGATGTCTTCCAAGTACCCCAAAGATGAAATGGTCTACAAACGTCTATTTAGCTTGTTTGGACAAAG GTTGCTAGGAAACGGCCTAGTCACGGCCCAGAGTCATGAACAGTGGTACAAGCAACGCCGTATCATGGACCCTGCTTTCAGCAGCTT GTACCTGAGGGGCCTCATGGGTCAGTTCAACGAGAGGGCAGAGCGACTGATGGACAAACTTGGAGAGCTGGCAGACAGCAACACAGATGCCAACATGCACCAACTGGTCAACTGTGTCACTCTGGATGTCATCGCTAAG GTGGCATTTGGAGTGGATCTGGATTTGCTAAAGCAGAAGGACTCCCCTTTCCCTAACGCCATACTGTTGTGTCTGAAAGGAATGGTGTATAGTTCGATGGATCTTACCTTCCAG TACATGCCAAAGAACCAGAAGTTCATCCGTGAAGTGAAGGAGGCAGCTCTGCTGCTGAGGAACACAGGTGCTGAGTGGATTaacgagaggagggaggcgatccagagaggagaagatgttCCTAAAGACATCCTCACTCAGATCATCAAAACAGCCAACAAAG AGGAACTCATGGATAAAGAGGATGAGGAACTGATGTTGGACAACTTTGTGACGTTTTTCATCGCAG GACAAGAAACAACAGCAAATCAACTTGCTTTTGCTATTATGGAACTGGCACGACTACCAGATATATTAGCAAA GGTGACGAGAGAGGTGGATGAGGTTCTTGGGATGAACCAGGAGATCAGCTACGATGATCTGGGGAAAATGGGTTACCTTTCACAG GTGTTGAAGGAGACCCTGAGGTTGTACCCCACAGCTCCGTCCACGTCTCGCTGGCTGGCGGACGACACGGTCATCAGCGGTGTCCGGATACCAGGAGGAGTCGCTTGCTTT TTCAATTCCTATGTCACTGGAAGGCTGGATAAATTCTTCAAGGACCCGCTGACTTTTGACCCAGATAGGTTTCACCCTGATGCTGCCAA GCCCTACTACTGCTACTATCCTTTTGCCCTAGGACCACGATCTTGCCTGGGACAAAACTTTGCACAG ATGGAGGCCAAGGTTGTGATGGCCAAACTGCTCCAGAGGTTTGACTTCAGCCTGCTGCCCGGACAGTCCTTCGACATCGCCGACACAGGCACACTGAGGCCTAAGAGTGGAGTGATTTGCACcatcaaacacagacaaacaaactccTCCTGA
- the LOC134024525 gene encoding cholesterol 24-hydroxylase-like isoform X2 — MREDRVIHDVFLQWAEEYGPVYRLNGLHAVFLLVSCPEATKDILMSSKYPKDEMVYKRLFSLFGQRLLGNGLVTAQSHEQWYKQRRIMDPAFSSLYLRGLMGQFNERAERLMDKLGELADSNTDANMHQLVNCVTLDVIAKVAFGVDLDLLKQKDSPFPNAILLCLKGMVYSSMDLTFQYMPKNQKFIREVKEAALLLRNTGAEWINERREAIQRGEDVPKDILTQIIKTANKEELMDKEDEELMLDNFVTFFIAGQETTANQLAFAIMELARLPDILAKVTREVDEVLGMNQEISYDDLGKMGYLSQVLKETLRLYPTAPSTSRWLADDTVISGVRIPGGVACFFNSYVTGRLDKFFKDPLTFDPDRFHPDAAKPYYCYYPFALGPRSCLGQNFAQMEAKVVMAKLLQRFDFSLLPGQSFDIADTGTLRPKSGVICTIKHRQTNSS, encoded by the exons ATGCGTGAAGATCGAGTTATACACGATGTGTTCCTCCAATG GGCTGAAGAATATGGACCTGTGTACCGGTTAAATGGCCTGCATGCTGTTTTCCTTCTTGTGTCTTGCCCAGAGGCCACAAAA GATATCCTGATGTCTTCCAAGTACCCCAAAGATGAAATGGTCTACAAACGTCTATTTAGCTTGTTTGGACAAAG GTTGCTAGGAAACGGCCTAGTCACGGCCCAGAGTCATGAACAGTGGTACAAGCAACGCCGTATCATGGACCCTGCTTTCAGCAGCTT GTACCTGAGGGGCCTCATGGGTCAGTTCAACGAGAGGGCAGAGCGACTGATGGACAAACTTGGAGAGCTGGCAGACAGCAACACAGATGCCAACATGCACCAACTGGTCAACTGTGTCACTCTGGATGTCATCGCTAAG GTGGCATTTGGAGTGGATCTGGATTTGCTAAAGCAGAAGGACTCCCCTTTCCCTAACGCCATACTGTTGTGTCTGAAAGGAATGGTGTATAGTTCGATGGATCTTACCTTCCAG TACATGCCAAAGAACCAGAAGTTCATCCGTGAAGTGAAGGAGGCAGCTCTGCTGCTGAGGAACACAGGTGCTGAGTGGATTaacgagaggagggaggcgatccagagaggagaagatgttCCTAAAGACATCCTCACTCAGATCATCAAAACAGCCAACAAAG AGGAACTCATGGATAAAGAGGATGAGGAACTGATGTTGGACAACTTTGTGACGTTTTTCATCGCAG GACAAGAAACAACAGCAAATCAACTTGCTTTTGCTATTATGGAACTGGCACGACTACCAGATATATTAGCAAA GGTGACGAGAGAGGTGGATGAGGTTCTTGGGATGAACCAGGAGATCAGCTACGATGATCTGGGGAAAATGGGTTACCTTTCACAG GTGTTGAAGGAGACCCTGAGGTTGTACCCCACAGCTCCGTCCACGTCTCGCTGGCTGGCGGACGACACGGTCATCAGCGGTGTCCGGATACCAGGAGGAGTCGCTTGCTTT TTCAATTCCTATGTCACTGGAAGGCTGGATAAATTCTTCAAGGACCCGCTGACTTTTGACCCAGATAGGTTTCACCCTGATGCTGCCAA GCCCTACTACTGCTACTATCCTTTTGCCCTAGGACCACGATCTTGCCTGGGACAAAACTTTGCACAG ATGGAGGCCAAGGTTGTGATGGCCAAACTGCTCCAGAGGTTTGACTTCAGCCTGCTGCCCGGACAGTCCTTCGACATCGCCGACACAGGCACACTGAGGCCTAAGAGTGGAGTGATTTGCACcatcaaacacagacaaacaaactccTCCTGA
- the LOC134024981 gene encoding cholesterol 24-hydroxylase-like isoform X1, producing MAFFSSIAGCSFYVLALIFVLCCVAFTGYCLYIKYIHWKYDHIPGPPRTSFLFGHTSHFLKVMREDRVVHDLFLQWAEEYGPVYRINGLHAVFLCVSCPEATKDILMSSKYPKDEMVYKRLFSLFGQRFLGNGLVTAQSHEQWFKQRRIMDPAFSSLYLRGLMGQFNERAERLMDKLGELADSNTDANMHQLVNCVTLDVIAKVAFGVDLDLLKQKDSPFPNAILLCLKGMVYYLRDNTFQYMPKNQKFIREVKEAALLLRNTGAEWINERREAIQRGEDVPKDILTQIIKTANKEELMDKEDEEQMLDNFVTFFIAGQETTANQLAFAIMELARLPDILAKVTREVDEVLGMNQEISYDHLAKMGYLSQVLKETLRLYPTAPGTSRWLADDTVISGVRIPGGVACFFSSYVAGRLDKFFKDPLTFDPDRFHPDAAKPYYCYYPFALGPRSCLGQNFAQMEAKVVMAKLLQRFDFSLLPGQSFDIADTGTLRPKSGVICTIKHRQTNSS from the exons ATGGCATTCTTCAGTTCTATTGCAGGTTGCTCCTTTTACGTTCTTGCGTTAATCTTTGTTTTATGCTGTGTCGCATTTACCGGTTACTGTTTGTATATTAAGTACATACACTGGAAGTACGATCATATACCTGGGCCGCCACGAACGAG TTTTCTATTTGGACACACATCCCATTTCCTGAAGGTGATGCGTGAGGATCGAGTTGTACACGATTTGTTTCTCCAATG GGCTGAAGAATATGGACCTGTGTACCGGATAAATGGCCTGCATGCTGTTTTCCTTTGCGTATCTTGCCCAGAAGCCACAAAA GATATCCTGATGTCTTCCAAGTACCCCAAAGATGAAATGGTCTACAAACGTCTATTTAGCTTGTTTGGACAAAG GTTCCTAGGAAACGGCCTAGTCACGGCCCAGAGTCATGAACAGTGGTTCAAACAACGCCGTATCATGGACCCTGCTTTCAGCAGCTT GTACCTGAGGGGCCTCATGGGTCAGTTCAACGAGAGGGCAGAGCGACTGATGGACAAACTTGGAGAGCTGGCAGACAGCAACACAGATGCCAACATGCACCAACTGGTCAACTGTGTCACTCTGGATGTCATCGCTAAG GTGGCATTTGGAGTGGATCTGGACTTGCTGAAGCAGAAGGACTCCCCTTTCCCTAACGCCATACTGTTGTGTCTGAAAGGGATGGTGTATTATTTGAGGGATAACACCTTCCAG TACATGCCGAAGAACCAGAAGTTCATCCGTGAAGTGAAGGAGGCAGCTCTGCTGCTGAGGAACACAGGTGCTGAGTGGATTaacgagaggagggaggcgatccagagaggagaagatgttCCTAAAGACATCCTCACTCAGATCATCAAAACAGCCAACAAAG AGGAACTCATGGATAAAGAGGATGAGGAACAGATGTTGGACAACTTTGTGACGTTTTTCATCGCAG GACAAGAAACAACAGCAAATCAACTTGCTTTTGCTATTATGGAACTGGCACGACTACCAGATATATTAGCAAA GGTGACGAGAGAGGTGGATGAGGTTCTTGGGATGAACCAGGAGATCAGCTACGATCATCTGGCGAAAATGGGTTACCTTTCACAG GTGTTGAAGGAGACCCTGAGGTTGTACCCCACGGCTCCAGGCACGTCTCGCTGGCTGGCGGACGACACGGTCATCAGCGGTGTCCGGATACCAGGAGGAGTCGCCTGCTTT TTCAGTTCCTATGTCGCTGGAAGACTGGATAAATTCTTCAAGGACCCGCTGACTTTTGACCCAGATAGGTTTCACCCTGATGCTGCCAA GCCCTACTACTGCTACTATCCTTTTGCCCTAGGACCACGATCTTGCCTGGGACAAAACTTTGCACAG ATGGAGGCCAAGGTTGTGATGGCCAAACTGCTCCAGAGGTTTGACTTCAGCCTGCTGCCCGGACAGTCCTTCGACATCGCCGACACAGGCACACTGAGGCCTAAGAGTGGAGTGATTTGCACcatcaaacacagacaaacaaactccTCCTGA
- the LOC134024981 gene encoding cholesterol 24-hydroxylase-like isoform X2: MREDRVVHDLFLQWAEEYGPVYRINGLHAVFLCVSCPEATKDILMSSKYPKDEMVYKRLFSLFGQRFLGNGLVTAQSHEQWFKQRRIMDPAFSSLYLRGLMGQFNERAERLMDKLGELADSNTDANMHQLVNCVTLDVIAKVAFGVDLDLLKQKDSPFPNAILLCLKGMVYYLRDNTFQYMPKNQKFIREVKEAALLLRNTGAEWINERREAIQRGEDVPKDILTQIIKTANKEELMDKEDEEQMLDNFVTFFIAGQETTANQLAFAIMELARLPDILAKVTREVDEVLGMNQEISYDHLAKMGYLSQVLKETLRLYPTAPGTSRWLADDTVISGVRIPGGVACFFSSYVAGRLDKFFKDPLTFDPDRFHPDAAKPYYCYYPFALGPRSCLGQNFAQMEAKVVMAKLLQRFDFSLLPGQSFDIADTGTLRPKSGVICTIKHRQTNSS; encoded by the exons ATGCGTGAGGATCGAGTTGTACACGATTTGTTTCTCCAATG GGCTGAAGAATATGGACCTGTGTACCGGATAAATGGCCTGCATGCTGTTTTCCTTTGCGTATCTTGCCCAGAAGCCACAAAA GATATCCTGATGTCTTCCAAGTACCCCAAAGATGAAATGGTCTACAAACGTCTATTTAGCTTGTTTGGACAAAG GTTCCTAGGAAACGGCCTAGTCACGGCCCAGAGTCATGAACAGTGGTTCAAACAACGCCGTATCATGGACCCTGCTTTCAGCAGCTT GTACCTGAGGGGCCTCATGGGTCAGTTCAACGAGAGGGCAGAGCGACTGATGGACAAACTTGGAGAGCTGGCAGACAGCAACACAGATGCCAACATGCACCAACTGGTCAACTGTGTCACTCTGGATGTCATCGCTAAG GTGGCATTTGGAGTGGATCTGGACTTGCTGAAGCAGAAGGACTCCCCTTTCCCTAACGCCATACTGTTGTGTCTGAAAGGGATGGTGTATTATTTGAGGGATAACACCTTCCAG TACATGCCGAAGAACCAGAAGTTCATCCGTGAAGTGAAGGAGGCAGCTCTGCTGCTGAGGAACACAGGTGCTGAGTGGATTaacgagaggagggaggcgatccagagaggagaagatgttCCTAAAGACATCCTCACTCAGATCATCAAAACAGCCAACAAAG AGGAACTCATGGATAAAGAGGATGAGGAACAGATGTTGGACAACTTTGTGACGTTTTTCATCGCAG GACAAGAAACAACAGCAAATCAACTTGCTTTTGCTATTATGGAACTGGCACGACTACCAGATATATTAGCAAA GGTGACGAGAGAGGTGGATGAGGTTCTTGGGATGAACCAGGAGATCAGCTACGATCATCTGGCGAAAATGGGTTACCTTTCACAG GTGTTGAAGGAGACCCTGAGGTTGTACCCCACGGCTCCAGGCACGTCTCGCTGGCTGGCGGACGACACGGTCATCAGCGGTGTCCGGATACCAGGAGGAGTCGCCTGCTTT TTCAGTTCCTATGTCGCTGGAAGACTGGATAAATTCTTCAAGGACCCGCTGACTTTTGACCCAGATAGGTTTCACCCTGATGCTGCCAA GCCCTACTACTGCTACTATCCTTTTGCCCTAGGACCACGATCTTGCCTGGGACAAAACTTTGCACAG ATGGAGGCCAAGGTTGTGATGGCCAAACTGCTCCAGAGGTTTGACTTCAGCCTGCTGCCCGGACAGTCCTTCGACATCGCCGACACAGGCACACTGAGGCCTAAGAGTGGAGTGATTTGCACcatcaaacacagacaaacaaactccTCCTGA
- the LOC134024780 gene encoding lactoylglutathione lyase-like — protein MSCKPLTDEAVVSACKERDPITKDFMMQQTNLRVKDPAKSIDFYTRIMGMTLLQKIDFTPMLFTLYSLGYEEKTDIPVNVKERTAWTFSRRATLELTHNWGSELDDSISYHNGNSEPRGFGHIGIAVPDVYAACKIFEEQGVTFVKKPNQGKMKGLAFIQDPDGYWIEILSPNNMVPLTS, from the exons ATGTCATGTAAACCATTGACCGATGAGGCCGTTGTATCAGCGTGCAAGGAAAGGGACCCCATCACCAAG GACTTCATGATGCAGCAAACTAATCTCAGGGTGAAAGACCCTGCGAAATCCATAGACTTTTACACCCGCATCATGGGCATGAC TTTGCTTCAGAAAATAGACTTCACACCCATGTTGTTTACTCTCTACTCCCTGGGGTACGAGGAGAAGACAGACATCCCAGTGAATGTGAAAGAGAGGACAGCGTGGACATTTTCtcgcagagccactctggagcTCACACA CAACTGGGGCTCGGAGTTGGATGACAGCATTTCATACCACAACGGAAATTCCGAACCTCGGGGCTTTG GGCACATCGGTATTGCTGTACCTGATGTCTATGCAgcctgtaaaatatttgaagaaCAAGGAGTAACATTTGTCAAGAAACCAAATCAGG GTAAAATGAAGGGACTGGCTTTCATACAGGACCCTGACGGATACTGGATTGAGATTTTAAGTCCAAACAACATGGTCCCATTAACTTCATAA
- the LOC134024779 gene encoding BTB/POZ domain-containing protein 9-like isoform X1: MSNSHPLRPLASVSEIDHIHLLSEQLGALVPGEEYSDVTFIVEEKRFPAHRVILAARCHYFRALLYGGMKESQALAEVCLEETRAEAFSMLLHYLYTGRASLSSAREDVLLDFLGLAHRYGLQPLEDSTSEFLRTILHTHNVCLVFDVASLYSLSTLSAACCGYIDRHAPEVLASDAFLTLSKTAVLTVVRRDSFAASEKEIFQALCRWCRHNGEGAATQEVMSAVRLPLMSLTEMLNVVRPSGLLSPDDLLDAIKIRSESRDMDLNYRGMLTPEENIATMKYGAQVVKGELKSALLDGDTQNYDLDHGFSRHPIEDDGRAGIQVKLGQPSIINHIRILLWDRDSRSYSYYIEVSMDELDWVRVVDHSKYLCRSWQNLFFTPRVCRYVRIVGTHNTVNKVFHLVSFECMFTNRPFTLEKGLLVPSENVATIAACSSVVEGVSRSRNALLNGDTRNYDWDSGYTCHQLGSGAVVIQLAQPYTVGSLRLLLWDCDERSYSYYIEVSTNQQQWTKVVDRTKVACRSWQTLKFDQQPASFIRIVGTHNTANEVFHCVHFECPAQLDTDVKEGSPGQEAPESGSTQPRPPRPSRSHSLLPSQASSSSPSSPSSSSQPQH, encoded by the exons atgagtaaTAGTCACCCCTTGCGTCCACTGGCCTCCGTTTCGGAGATCGATCACATCCACCTGCTGTCAGAGCAGCTTGGGGCGCTGGTGCCAGGTGAAGAATACAGTGATGTCACGTTCATTGTGGAAGAGAAACGGTTCCCAGCCCACCGCGTGATCCTGGCCGCGCGCTGCCACTACTTCAG GGCTCTTCTGTATGGTGGGATGAAGGAGTCCCAGGCGCTGGCAGaggtgtgtctggaggagaCCCGGGCTGAGGCCTTCTCCATGCTGCTGCACTACCTGTACACAGGCCGAGCCAGCCTCAGCTCCGCCCGCGAGGACGTACTGCTGGACTTCCTGGGCCTGGCGCACCGCTACGGCCTCCAGCCACTAGAGGACTCCACCTCCGAGTTCCTGCGCACCATCCTGCACACGCACAACGTGTGCCTGGTCTTTGACGTGGCCAGTCTGTACTCTCTGAGCACGCTCAGTGCTGCCTGCTGTGGGTATATAGACCGGCACGCCCCCGAAGTCCTGGCGTCAGATGCCTTCCTCACGCTCTCCAAG ACGGCTGTTTTGACCGTGGTGCGGAGGGACTCTTTTGCCGCCAGTGAGAAGGAGATCTTCCAGGCGCTGTGTCGCTGGTGTCGCCACAACGGAGAGGGGGCCGCCacccaggaagtgatgtcagccGTGCGGCTGCCTCTCATGAGCCTGACGGAGATGCTGAACGTGGTGCGCCCCTCCGGCCTGCTCAGCCCCGACGACCTTCTGGACGCCATCAAGATCCGCTCAGAGAGCCGGGACATGGACCTCAACTACCGCGGCATGCTCA CCCCGGAGGAGAACATCGCCACCATGAAGTACGGTGCCCAGGTAGTGAAGGGGGAACTGAAGTCTGCCCTGCTGGACGGGGACACCCAGAACTACGACCTGGACCACGGCTTCTCCAGGCACCCCATCGAGGACGACGGCCGAGCTGGGATCCAGGTGAAGCTGGGTCAGCCCTCCATCATCAACCACATCCGCATCCTGCTGTGGGACCGAGACAGCAG GTCGTACTCCTACTACATTGAAGTGTCTATGGACGAGCTGGACTGGGTGCGCGTGGTGGATCACTCCAAGTACCTGTGTCGCTCTTGGCAGAACCTCTTCTTTACTCCTCGTGTGTGCAG GTATGTGCGCATCGTGGGGACCCACAACACTGTCAACAAGGTCTTCCATCTAGTGTCTTTTGAATGCATGTTCACCAACCGTCCCTTTACCCTTGAAAAGGGTCTTCTAG TGCCCAGTGAGAACGTGGCCACCATTGCAGCCTGCTCTAGCGTGGTGGAGGGCGTGAGCCGCAGCAGAAACGCCCTGCTCAATGGAGACACACGCAACTATGACTGGGACTCAGGTTACACCTGCCACCAGCTGGGCTCTGGGGCTGTAGTCATCCAGCTGGCCCAGCCCTACACCGTAGGCtctttgag GCTGCTACTGTGGGACTGTGATGAGCGTTCCTATAGTTACTACATCGAGGTTTCCACCAACCAGCAGCAGTGGACAAAGGTGGTGGATCGCACCAAGGTGGCATGTCG ATCTTGGCAGACTCTCAAGTTCGACCAGCAGCCTGCCTCCTTTATCCGCATTGTGGGAACTCATAACACAGCCAACGAG GTATTTCACTGTGTCCACTTTGAGTGTCCAGCCCAGTTGGACACGGATGTTAAAGAGGGAAGTCCAGGACAGGAGGCTCCAGAGTCCGGCTCCACGCAGCCTCGACCTCCCCGGCCCTCACGCTCCCACAGCCTGCTCCCCTcccaggcctcctcctcctccccctcctctccctcctcctcctcacagccaCAGCACTAG
- the LOC134024779 gene encoding BTB/POZ domain-containing protein 9-like isoform X2: MKESQALAEVCLEETRAEAFSMLLHYLYTGRASLSSAREDVLLDFLGLAHRYGLQPLEDSTSEFLRTILHTHNVCLVFDVASLYSLSTLSAACCGYIDRHAPEVLASDAFLTLSKTAVLTVVRRDSFAASEKEIFQALCRWCRHNGEGAATQEVMSAVRLPLMSLTEMLNVVRPSGLLSPDDLLDAIKIRSESRDMDLNYRGMLTPEENIATMKYGAQVVKGELKSALLDGDTQNYDLDHGFSRHPIEDDGRAGIQVKLGQPSIINHIRILLWDRDSRSYSYYIEVSMDELDWVRVVDHSKYLCRSWQNLFFTPRVCRYVRIVGTHNTVNKVFHLVSFECMFTNRPFTLEKGLLVPSENVATIAACSSVVEGVSRSRNALLNGDTRNYDWDSGYTCHQLGSGAVVIQLAQPYTVGSLRLLLWDCDERSYSYYIEVSTNQQQWTKVVDRTKVACRSWQTLKFDQQPASFIRIVGTHNTANEVFHCVHFECPAQLDTDVKEGSPGQEAPESGSTQPRPPRPSRSHSLLPSQASSSSPSSPSSSSQPQH; the protein is encoded by the exons ATGAAGGAGTCCCAGGCGCTGGCAGaggtgtgtctggaggagaCCCGGGCTGAGGCCTTCTCCATGCTGCTGCACTACCTGTACACAGGCCGAGCCAGCCTCAGCTCCGCCCGCGAGGACGTACTGCTGGACTTCCTGGGCCTGGCGCACCGCTACGGCCTCCAGCCACTAGAGGACTCCACCTCCGAGTTCCTGCGCACCATCCTGCACACGCACAACGTGTGCCTGGTCTTTGACGTGGCCAGTCTGTACTCTCTGAGCACGCTCAGTGCTGCCTGCTGTGGGTATATAGACCGGCACGCCCCCGAAGTCCTGGCGTCAGATGCCTTCCTCACGCTCTCCAAG ACGGCTGTTTTGACCGTGGTGCGGAGGGACTCTTTTGCCGCCAGTGAGAAGGAGATCTTCCAGGCGCTGTGTCGCTGGTGTCGCCACAACGGAGAGGGGGCCGCCacccaggaagtgatgtcagccGTGCGGCTGCCTCTCATGAGCCTGACGGAGATGCTGAACGTGGTGCGCCCCTCCGGCCTGCTCAGCCCCGACGACCTTCTGGACGCCATCAAGATCCGCTCAGAGAGCCGGGACATGGACCTCAACTACCGCGGCATGCTCA CCCCGGAGGAGAACATCGCCACCATGAAGTACGGTGCCCAGGTAGTGAAGGGGGAACTGAAGTCTGCCCTGCTGGACGGGGACACCCAGAACTACGACCTGGACCACGGCTTCTCCAGGCACCCCATCGAGGACGACGGCCGAGCTGGGATCCAGGTGAAGCTGGGTCAGCCCTCCATCATCAACCACATCCGCATCCTGCTGTGGGACCGAGACAGCAG GTCGTACTCCTACTACATTGAAGTGTCTATGGACGAGCTGGACTGGGTGCGCGTGGTGGATCACTCCAAGTACCTGTGTCGCTCTTGGCAGAACCTCTTCTTTACTCCTCGTGTGTGCAG GTATGTGCGCATCGTGGGGACCCACAACACTGTCAACAAGGTCTTCCATCTAGTGTCTTTTGAATGCATGTTCACCAACCGTCCCTTTACCCTTGAAAAGGGTCTTCTAG TGCCCAGTGAGAACGTGGCCACCATTGCAGCCTGCTCTAGCGTGGTGGAGGGCGTGAGCCGCAGCAGAAACGCCCTGCTCAATGGAGACACACGCAACTATGACTGGGACTCAGGTTACACCTGCCACCAGCTGGGCTCTGGGGCTGTAGTCATCCAGCTGGCCCAGCCCTACACCGTAGGCtctttgag GCTGCTACTGTGGGACTGTGATGAGCGTTCCTATAGTTACTACATCGAGGTTTCCACCAACCAGCAGCAGTGGACAAAGGTGGTGGATCGCACCAAGGTGGCATGTCG ATCTTGGCAGACTCTCAAGTTCGACCAGCAGCCTGCCTCCTTTATCCGCATTGTGGGAACTCATAACACAGCCAACGAG GTATTTCACTGTGTCCACTTTGAGTGTCCAGCCCAGTTGGACACGGATGTTAAAGAGGGAAGTCCAGGACAGGAGGCTCCAGAGTCCGGCTCCACGCAGCCTCGACCTCCCCGGCCCTCACGCTCCCACAGCCTGCTCCCCTcccaggcctcctcctcctccccctcctctccctcctcctcctcacagccaCAGCACTAG